The Malus sylvestris chromosome 8, drMalSylv7.2, whole genome shotgun sequence genomic interval attgaacctagagctcaaaatctatcactctcactctgccggagtcacctctgtgacctgtccggccttctgcacataagtcggaaccacctaatgtagtctgtacgacttaaTGGTTAatattacgctctagtgcttttctcatcaatcatctgtacacataatctaaggtcacccaccagtcgaaatctcactaacactctacgactggcccgtcgcacccactccgcgtggactgtgcgaccagcatctacttggatccaaggcgagcgtgcgatgcggtgaatactataagcactaaaccatggtgcaggatatgagctcaatatatatcatcatcatcataacagtaattaaatactcacatgatactcacctgtgcgtccacagcaccatcttacatatatgcatcatacgacagttcataatattcataacattctatgcatggcaatcaaatcatatttcatttcatttcaatatacttttcatttaattttgatttctggggaaatcgagtatataggtatatatataaaaacaaatgcccactcactggtatgtcgccgggtcgtaacccccttgacgcccctggatgtgctcgtcctcgttATAAGTCCCACCTAGAagtgaaataactaaaaacgTCATTTAACGCACAATTAACGCACCTAAACCAAACTAGGTAATTAAttcttcatacgatgctcaaattgggtatatgaatataccacggtGACCTACACAATCTCAGGATcaaccccatatttttaaaataatttttggacccttcacgcgcccccacgcgcctgaaatggcacggacctacgcgccccccacgcgcggccacgtgacatGCATGCTGACGGCACAGTAACGGcagttaggaatattccgttaaaaactaacggtttccgttaaagttaactaacggcgttagcatattccgttaaaaataaCGGAATATGCCGTCGTCTTCTCCGATTCACCGGAAAACTGGGAAAAATTTCTATTTAACTATTCTCACTCGTTTTTCGTCCATTTTTCTcgaattttataccaaattgaagcattTAACATGTACAATCACGTTGGAAGGGTTTTAAACACTAAAAATCACGGGATCATACCttccaaaaattccaaaaatcgGCCAAACGTCGAACtcaacgatcccgacgtccaaaacttccaaacgtTACACTCCGAGCATCCTTGGAACTTCCTAAGACTCGCTGTGATCTTGTTTTAACCTAAAAcgtaaccaattcaaagctcatgaacagtacacattcacgacaactttagaaactagggttttcgaagtgaaacttaccttaaactggtacctacgtgatcgtggagtcctcaggagtgcaatggtggttttAAATCCGGCGTTGGTATtagttttaggtggttttggtggttgtccgtgtgttcgagagggtgagagagagagagtgaggtctgaggaagagagagagagtgtgaaggacagtatacgggaaatggggagggaATTAGGGTGTGAGGCCCTACCTGAACCCCAAACACAAAATCAAACGTAGAAATGTAAACCTAAATCCTAGTTTAAGTTCCTAAcactaattaaaatttaattaacaatAGTTTAGGAACTTTAGATAAAACAAATGTCATATCTTTACACACCTTAATCTCGTTTAAGGTCGTTTTTGaaatttcacgtcctcggaattaataattccgggacgggctgtgacaactatacctttaaaaatggtttttcattaaaagagaatttttttttgaatttttcgttagttttccttaaaaataaaTGGTAAGATATTCAACTGTTAAAGGAGTAGCATCACCTTTACCATTATTTGTTatcattttttaatagaaataaGATCTATTAATAAATGTGGATcatatctctataaaaaaaatgataaaaatatatgGTAAGAAATTTACTTGTCCTAGTTTAAACTTAGTCACAAGAggtattgttgaccctaaaaactaccaagcctacgtggcgcgcatgccgagtaatctatgagctaactacgtcattcggttgtgtgcgaggtgtgccaactcatcggccaagctcggccgagaagtaaaatatgttgatgtcgcgttgggtgcgctgctgacttcttgatcttgcgactgcggccgaggaaggaacttgtctcggccttcgggttctagagcctgaagacaaggctgctaacttagcgaagttcaatatcaaattcggcttccaatatgccgaatgtagtaactcgtaacacctcacttctccgagaaggctgatgagatgacctcgaccaacaaggattcggaaatccttctcgaccgagccttggataggtaaccagtcggcctcgacgcagtgctgtttatgccaactgaagatgctgcgagatcggctgattctacggcgacagtactgtttatgccaactgaagatatcaTCGGTTGcctccacagtgctgtttatgccaactgaagatgtgtcggcgaaaaagaaaataaaaaaatctcaaagttgttgagagggtttgcgcatggcagttttgtgtgttgaattcgAGAGGCTTCATGTTGCTAATACCCTGATACTTATAATGCCAGTAGGCTTCATTGCTTGTTGCTTGCCGTGAGTATCCCGTGTGCAGAAGTAATATTCCTAAGAATATTAGATAATCCCTCATGTAGGCGCCCCCACTTTTTTGGGATGTGATAATGCATGAAATCCCATCGACTTGgatttttaaaaatatgataATGCAGCTCCAGTGGATATAATGCATGCAATTGCATCAAAACCAATCAACGCCTACCATTATTTGGAGGCAATCCAAACTAATGGTCCAATCCAAGTGCCATGCATAATAATAGTGAATTATCATGCCGTGACCTAATCCAAACAGATTTGATGCTATCCTGATGCCAGTCATTACCATGCACGACTCTTCACTTGCGGCTTCTCCTGATGTGGTATATCCCAAGCAGACCCGCATAAAGAGATAGAGAAGTCCTCCTTCaactctttctccacacatgcaTTAATCTTTCTGCCAATTAATATCCATTTGCCAGCCCAAAAACCATGCATTAGGATAAAATCCAAATTGAGCCTTATCTTCAATCTTGTGATCCGATAGCATTTCAATCTTTTGGACTCGTTAATTATCTCTGCACTTTAGAAATAATTTTCAATAATTCCTGAGATAACATCATGATTATTAAAGTCATAATAATATCTAGACAAATCATTACTCAATCATCTCAATCTTCTTTCAATCCAAAGGCTCAAAATTTTACTCATTCTACGGTCTCGATTGCTCGGGCCGAtagtgtaaaatcgggtccaaacaggTATACACTAATTTTGAATCCACTTTGGACCTTAGCATTAAACTCATAAACTGATAAATAATACTTAACGAAAAATAAAGTAAcgattttttatttaacaaacgatattattttttataatatagtGTGGAGAGTGAACTAAGCTTCATAATAAACTAagaataataatgtgattcaaatttgttttttgatgagaattgaacttaagatctctcgataacaaataaaaaataatatcacTAGAACGTAGTACTAAACGAATACGAATTTACTTGAGTCTATTCAACACGCACAAAGTTGGGTTGTCCTGCTAGCTAGCTAGGGTTACACGAACCCGCTACGTGTCAAGTGACTGAACATGCACTCAAAACGTGTCACCAATGCAACTTCTAATCTTCAAATACTTTGATTCCCCCTTACCAATTAATTTACACAAAACATCATCATATTCACATCACACAGAAACAGAACCAAggcagagagaagaaagagatagATGGCGGGGGACGACGATTGGAGGAAAACGGCGGAGACGACAAAAATGAGTCCGGAAGAAGTGAAGAGAGCTGGACTGCAGGGATCACAGAGGCCTCCCGGTCATAACCCCGTTGGTGTTCTTCACCAGCGACGTCTCGTTCCCTTTGGCCTTACCGCCATGGCCGTCGTCGGCTTCCTCGTTGTTGGTACCATCGGCTACTTCACCCTTTACGCCCACAGAAAGCCCGAAGCCACCGCCGGAGACGTTGCCAGGGTCTCCGCCAATGTTGCCCGCCCCGAGGACACTCGCCCAAGGAAGTAGCACCTCGACCTTGAGGCTCCACCTCAAAGCAGTGTTGTTTGGTTTTCCAGTTTCTTCATGCTTTTTTCACATTCGAAGACACGGCGTGGTTAATTGTaacagtaatttttttttttttttttgaataactgatattatctacactaaaggaaaGGAAAGGAGGTGGACTTAGCTACATAATGGACTAtgaataatgtggttcaaatttacccttacaagtgaaaaaagaatatcactagacaaATGAGagcatatttttgtttttcaaaacaaatgttttaaatggtATAGTTGAAATATGGATGTTCATTCCCAACAACGGaatttgtttttcaaaataaatgttttaaatggtATAGTTTAAAATATGGATATTCATTCCCTACAAcggaaaatatataaatttgcaATGGAtagtatattaatttatttaagtttagttgaaaataaaagaaaaaaaaaagtttgaaatctGTAATGAGTTATATGGTTTAAcggtattcattttcaattataaatgagaaattttaaagttcgattctcgtcaaaggtgaagttgaactatattattatgGCGAGTTCATTGTAAAGTTTAATTCATTTTCGACTCCCTTGGTGTAAatactattgtttttttttctttcaaaaaaaaaaaaaaaagaaagaaagaagtccTATCCAATTTTATAAATGTCACACCTGATTATTACAAAATATAAACGTGAGAGTTGCAGCGTCGTCATCATATAACCACCTGGGCCAACCATGATAGGATATCCCCATCCGACGACAGATTCTTTGGCTCTGTCACCGCTTGTTTTATAACTTGCTCTCCCGTCATAGGCCCCATTCTTTGGGTCTGTCACCGCTTGTTTTATAACTTGCTCTCCAGATATCACTGTGGGGAgcttaaaaatcaaataattccaACCGCTCAAATTAAATATGCCGTCTTCATAAACTCTTTCTCGGGCCGCCTCTGGTCCGATAGGAAAGAACAAATGACTAGCTCCGCTATGGAGCCAAGTGTATACTGCCACGTCAAGACTATCTTTTATACGATACCATCAGACGCACCCCTCAGAGTCAAAACTTCCTCCCTAGTGGGACCAGACGAGCGCCTCACCTCACACAAATCAAGCGCTCCGGTCTCTCCGCAGAGGATCCAGATACATTTTATTGGTCGTCTCGTGGAAATTAAAACCATGAAAATCAGAAGAAAACAGATACTAAAAGAGACAAGTAACAAGAAGGTTCCTAACAATTGGCACTGTAGAAGTAGccttgaaaaataaacaaatagaaaTATACTCTAACAGTAAATATAACGTTGTCGGCTTTTGTCATGGTTCAAAAATGAGCACAAATAAGATACATTTCGAAATCACAATAATCCAAAGTTAACTGGAAAATCTTACACTACTTTAGAGAGATTATCATCTGTTCGCATCTTCCGGAGGGGGGGAGAGAGGAGATCACACCTTGCCGAGACCCGATCTTGAGTTTAGTCGATCTTCACCGACGAGTAGATGAGCCTCGTGAACCAAAAGCAGGCGTAGAAGCCGATGGTTCCGGTGACAACAAAGAATGCATACGATGCAATGAGCATGTATCCGAAGTATAAGAGGGCCGAGACCAGCTTTGTGATTTCAAGCTTTGTGAAGAAGTAGAATGTGGCGTAGAGGAAGAGGTACAGCGCCGATGAGCCAGATGTGAGGTATGATCTCCACCACCACAAGTAATCCTCGCTGCACAACTGGAAGTAGCAGAGGACGATGGTGATCTCGGCGCATGtgatgatgaggatgatgaagaccAAGAAGAGGAAACCAAAGATGTAGTAGAACTGGTTCAGCCAAATTGAAGTGAGGATGAAGAATAGTTCGATGAAAACTGCTCCGAATGGGAGGATCCCTCCAATCAGAATTGAGAAAACTGGGTTCATGTACCAGGCCTGTTCTGGGATCTGTCTTGGGATTTTGTTTGTCTTCACTGGGTCCTCAAGTGCTGGCTTCCTGAACCCAACATAGCCTCCCACAAATACGAGTGGGACTGAGATTCCGAACCATAAAAAGACCAGGGCAAACATTGTGCCAAATGGCACAGCTCCAGATGATTTCTGGCCCCAAATCAGAGTGTTCAAGACAATGAAAATGGCAGAGACAGTTGCTGGGAACATGACAGCAGTCCTGAATGCAATTTTCTTCCATTCTGTTCCTTTAAACATCTTGTACAAGCGAACAGAGGCGTAACCAGCAAAAATTCCCATGAAGACAAAAAGCAAGAGCATTGCAGTCATAAGACCACCCCGGTTAGATGGGGAGAGGAAGCCAAGGACAGCAAAGATCATTGTCACCAGTATCATTCCAAAGAATTGAACACCAGTTCCAACATATACACACAGCAATTCAGAGTTATTTGGAGCCCGGAAAACATCCCCGTGGACAAGTTTCCATCCTGTCTCTTCTTGCGCTTCTTCCTGGGTCTCAAGTTCATTATACTTGGAGATATCACGGTAGAGTGTTCTTAGCATAATCATCGCTACCATACCCGAAAGGAAGAGGACAATCATCAATGAGTTGACAATTGAAAACCAATGGATTTGGTCGTCACTCATCAGTAGATAAGCATCCCATCTAGAAGCCCACTTCACATCACTCTCCTAAACAAGTAGACATGAAAAGAAGTATCCTATGAGACGACTAGTTCCTCACAAATCACAAAGTATTTATGACAAATAAATGATGCTATAATAAGCAAACAGTAGACAGTAAATTATGAGTTATAATTCTCCTATGAGAAAATACcaagtaaaattttaaattaatgagCTCACCTGGAATTCAACATCATAGGTAAATACTATTTCTTGCTTTTCGGCAACCTCTTGAGGAGAGTTAGAATTAACAACAGTGTGTTTCGAATGGGGATCACAGGTAGTTAAACGAGTCTTTGCATCATTCCATTTCCCTTCATATTCATGTTTAACACTGTAcattcaacacacaaacaaaCCATATTACCAACTGATAATTTAGAAAGAAGATTCAGCAAGGAGGAATCATTCAAGAGAAAAGCAACCCCCTGGAAAAACCGACCTGAATGGTTTAACCTCAAATCCCACGATTCTTGCTGTTTCAGTTTGTGAATCTCTATGGTACTTCACAGTAAATGCCAGATGGTTGTGGATGAAgtatttctcttctttgctcTGAGCACAACAACATAGCataagaaagagaaaaacataATCATCCCCGAATAAGAAAGTTATTTGGTGCCAACAAATAATGGACATACCCCAGCATAATGGCCTTTGAGCCCAACGTGGAATCCAAGCTGATAAACTGTAGGAGCGTCTTGGTCTGGCCTTTGAATGGGAACAACTAGAGGTAGATTATCAAGGATCCTGTCATAGAAAAAGAAAGTCTTAATAAGATATGTGACTTCGTTTCAGTTCCTCTAATATAAAAGAATACATCATTTAAAGTGTCAGAAAAATACATGTTCACTCGATACTCATCATCTATCTTCTCCTTAAACTGCTTTACAATTTTGGCATCAGGCGTTAACCGGCAGACAATGTTGCACATCTGAGGCTCCCGCATTTTAAACTGCACAAATCCTGTTGTAAGTTTATGAACATAGGAGAAACAAATAGCCATAGCGTTGTACAGGTGAAATAACACAAACCACATAGGGGGAGTTCTCGATCCGGTCACCGCGGAGCACTTCCCCAAGATTCTCTGTACTGTCCAAGATTTTATCAGGTTTGCAGTAACGGAGAGAGTAATATGAGTATGGAAGCTGAGTCTTTGTAGAAGTCAATTTGTTCACTTTAACTTTCAAATCATCTCCCTGCATTCAAAGATCCAAGAGAACGAAATTAATACAAAACATCCACCGAGGAAAAGCACTTTGCTTCTCAGTCAAGTGAAGTAAAACAATGACGAAATTTCAAATCTAATTTACGAGAAATAATTCAAATTCCACAATCAACATTTGTAATCCAGTGAAACCTAAATGACGATCTTCTTAGAGTACTTGCTTAGGGCATATACAGATCGATATCGGACCAACCAAGATCTGATGTGCCGCGAATTACTCTCACAATTACATTGCTCTACGCATCAAAGTATTAATAAAACACATCCTAAGAAAATCGAAGAAATATACAGAGCAAAAGAACACATATCAAAACCTACAAATCTCAAGATTTGAACTATGCCAGAGGTCAACTAAACCTAAATCGACAATCATTTCAATAGCAGAGTAGCGACCAATCGAATTCACGATAACCTAACCTCCAAAAAAATTCACGATAACTTTATCTCCAATCCTTCTATTTTCCTccattttctcg includes:
- the LOC126633504 gene encoding uncharacterized protein LOC126633504; this translates as MAGDDDWRKTAETTKMSPEEVKRAGLQGSQRPPGHNPVGVLHQRRLVPFGLTAMAVVGFLVVGTIGYFTLYAHRKPEATAGDVARVSANVARPEDTRPRK
- the LOC126633500 gene encoding transmembrane 9 superfamily member 8-like produces the protein MASRRSPAVLAISVILLLLVHGAHSFYLPGVAPEDFIKGDDLKVKVNKLTSTKTQLPYSYYSLRYCKPDKILDSTENLGEVLRGDRIENSPYVFKMREPQMCNIVCRLTPDAKIVKQFKEKIDDEYRVNMILDNLPLVVPIQRPDQDAPTVYQLGFHVGLKGHYAGSKEEKYFIHNHLAFTVKYHRDSQTETARIVGFEVKPFSVKHEYEGKWNDAKTRLTTCDPHSKHTVVNSNSPQEVAEKQEIVFTYDVEFQESDVKWASRWDAYLLMSDDQIHWFSIVNSLMIVLFLSGMVAMIMLRTLYRDISKYNELETQEEAQEETGWKLVHGDVFRAPNNSELLCVYVGTGVQFFGMILVTMIFAVLGFLSPSNRGGLMTAMLLLFVFMGIFAGYASVRLYKMFKGTEWKKIAFRTAVMFPATVSAIFIVLNTLIWGQKSSGAVPFGTMFALVFLWFGISVPLVFVGGYVGFRKPALEDPVKTNKIPRQIPEQAWYMNPVFSILIGGILPFGAVFIELFFILTSIWLNQFYYIFGFLFLVFIILIITCAEITIVLCYFQLCSEDYLWWWRSYLTSGSSALYLFLYATFYFFTKLEITKLVSALLYFGYMLIASYAFFVVTGTIGFYACFWFTRLIYSSVKID